Proteins co-encoded in one Cyprinus carpio isolate SPL01 chromosome B5, ASM1834038v1, whole genome shotgun sequence genomic window:
- the LOC109080650 gene encoding C-X-C motif chemokine 11-6-like: protein MKTAAVFVFLSCLLATEVQGQTFPKGRCFCADKGVNVVLLKNIEKVEIIPPSPSCGRQEIIVNLKSTEQKCLNPESKFTQNLIKRALEKIARQ, encoded by the exons atgaagactgcagcagtttttgtttttctttcctgtcTGCTTGCAACGGAAGTACAAG GGCAGACATTTCCCAAAGGCAGGTGCTTCTGTGCTGACAAAGGAGTGAATGTAGTTTTACTGAAAAACATTGAGAAGGTTGAAATCATTCCTCCAAGTCCATCTTGTGGGAGACAGGAGATTAT TGTCAATCTGAAGAGCACTGAGCAGAAATGCTTGAATCCAGAGTCTAAATTCACACAGAATTTAATCAAGAGGGCTCTTGAAAAGAT AGCCCGGCAGTAG
- the LOC109063003 gene encoding C-X-C motif chemokine 11-1-like isoform X2 — MKTVAALLVFVSLAIVAIEGGPGIGIQRCLCHGDGLNRVKPKLIEKIEIHPISPSCKNLEVVVTLKNNEGRRCLNTESLFTKFIIDRIAKKTR, encoded by the exons ATGAAGACTGTGGCAGCTCTGCTTGTTTTTGTCAGTTTGGCCATTGTTGCCATTGAAG GGGGGCCTGGGATTGGAATCCAAAGATGTTTATGTCATGGTGATGGTCTTAATAGGGTGAAGCCAAAGCTAATAGAGAAAATTGAAATTCACCCTATTAGTCCATCTTGTAAAAATCTGGAGGTTGT TGTCACGCTGAAAAACAATGAAGGTCGAAGATGTTTAAACACAGAGTCATTGTTTACCAAGTTCATCATTGATAGAATTGCAAAAAAGACCAGGTGA
- the LOC109045970 gene encoding C-X-C motif chemokine 11-6-like, producing MKTIAAFVLLVCLIAVGVKGQDRSSKGRCFCADKGANMVLVKNIEKVEIIPPSPSCRKHEIIVTLKNGAGRKCMNPESKFTQNVIIKALEKRSQQTAPHSTTASVPLKNTMTSSSAPTSFK from the exons ATGAAGACTATTGCAGCTTTTGTTCTTCTCGTCTGCCTGATCGCTGTAGGGGTGAAAG GACAGGACAGGTCTTCAAAGGGCAGGTGCTTCTGTGCAGACAAAGGTGCAAACATGGTTTTAGTGAAGAACATTGAGAAGGTTGAAATCATCCCTCCAAGTCCATCTTGTCGCAAACATGAGATTAT TGTCACTCTGAAGAATGGTGCAGGACGGAAATGCATGAATCCAGAGTCAAAATTCACTCAAAATGTCATCATAAAGGCTCTCGAAAAGAG GAGCCAGCAGACAGCACCACACAGTACAACTGCCTCTGTGCCACTGAAGAACACCATGACATCATCATCAGCACCAACATCCTTCAAATGA
- the LOC109063003 gene encoding C-X-C motif chemokine 11-1-like isoform X1 — protein sequence MKTVAALLVFVSLAIVAIEGGPGIGIQRCLCHGDGLNRVKPKLIEKIEIHPISPSCKNLEVVVTLKNNEGRRCLNTESLFTKFIIDRIAKKTRSAQ from the exons ATGAAGACTGTGGCAGCTCTGCTTGTTTTTGTCAGTTTGGCCATTGTTGCCATTGAAG GGGGGCCTGGGATTGGAATCCAAAGATGTTTATGTCATGGTGATGGTCTTAATAGGGTGAAGCCAAAGCTAATAGAGAAAATTGAAATTCACCCTATTAGTCCATCTTGTAAAAATCTGGAGGTTGT TGTCACGCTGAAAAACAATGAAGGTCGAAGATGTTTAAACACAGAGTCATTGTTTACCAAGTTCATCATTGATAGAATTGCAAAAAAGACCAG gAGTGCTCAGTAA
- the LOC109080646 gene encoding C-X-C motif chemokine 11-6-like: MKTIAAFVLLVCLIAVGVKGQDRSSKGRCFCADKGANMVLVKNIEKVEIIPPSPSCRKHVIIVTLKNGAGRKCMNPESKFTQNVIIKALKKRSQQTAPHSTTASVPLKNTMTSSSAPTSFK; encoded by the exons ATGAAGACTATTGCAGCTTTTGTTCTTCTCGTCTGCCTGATCGCTGTAGGGGTGAAAG GACAGGACAGGTCTTCAAAGGGCAGGTGCTTCTGTGCAGACAAAGGTGCAAACATGGTTTTAGTGAAGAACATTGAGAAGGTTGAAATCATCCCTCCAAGTCCATCTTGTCGCAAACATGTGATTAT TGTCACTCTGAAGAATGGTGCAGGACGGAAATGCATGAATCCAGAGTCAAAATTCACTCAAAATGTCATCATAAAGGCTCTCAAAAAGAG GAGCCAGCAGACAGCACCACACAGTACAACTGCCTCTGTGCCACTGAAGAACACCATGACATCATCATCAGCACCAACATCCTTCAAATGA